The genomic window TTTTACCCTGAGAGGCAGCGCGTTTTATCCTTAGGGCTGGAGAGCAGTGGGTCTGCTGGTAGATACTGAACTATGCCCGCATAGCTTCTGTTGCTCAGGTACACAACTGTACctatacagaagaaaaaaaattaaggttgGGTAAAAATACAGAACACCAGATACTGTATATGTGCAAGATTTTAAAATAGAACAACAGTGGTTTTACTATAGCAAATGCTGAAAAGGGAAGCACAGATGCCACTAGAGACTTTCAATTTGGTCATCTTGATAACAGTTACAGTTTCAGGGTGAATTTTTAACTttgagataaaaataaatatagagaATCTGACAGAATGTTCTTCAGCAGACTgtcatttgctttgttttaaaagaaTCATCGGTCTGGACCTGAATAGTCGTATCTGAGAGGTCCCATCCAGCGGTGTTTTTCACTCTCAGCCAGTACGTCTCCATAGAAGCCATAGCCCACCAGAGATACCGAGTAGCGTACCAGGGTGGAAGCATGGTGAACTGAACACACGTCTAATGGCTGAGAGTCTCCTGCAAGGCATTGAGGGCATCAAGGGGTGGGTATACAAACTTATTTATACAGttccaattttgaaaaaaatatatatgatcAGGGTTACACTCCCTTTACATTCATGAGAAAAAGTTTTCACAAGACTGTGCGATTCTATGAAAACATCGATACACTGTtaactgcttccataggaattttGAGGGGAAGTAGCATCCAGgtactgctaatcaaatgcacttgattattGATTATCATAAGTGTGAGCACCTCGATAAAAGCAGAAGATTTTGCAGTGTGCAgatctggagcattcaggtgtttgctaacacaatgccaaggagGAAGGGCACCAGCAATGACCTCAAAACCATCAATCTGGAAAAGTTTATAAGGGCATTTCTTAACATTAcggtgctttatttttcttaaaaaccaaGCACAGCACCACAAACACCTAATACCGACTGTCACAGTCACGTAAggtggtggaggatttgggttcGTTTttttagagtcaaatgtgaggccatctgtttgACAGCTAATGCTTGTCCCAAATGGGGTcatccaacaggacaatgaccccaagcaCAAAATCTACGACAGaataacttaaaaagaaaagaatcgagATGTTGCAATGACCCAGTAAAAGTCCAGATCAGACAGGGCCTTAAGAGACCTGTGCATGAACAAAAATAtccaaacctcaatgaactgaagcaaaattgtaaagaagagtggtaATACGAATATAATTATTTCAAGTTTTTGCTACCGAATATAGTTCTTTGAGAcatggggtgtacttagtttcCACGCAGCTGCAGAGAGTCTTGTGAAAacgttctttttcacatgaccgTATGCAATATTTCCTCACCAATAATGATGTGCAAAGCTGAAGAAACAGGATCAATAACCCCCACTGTGGCATAACACACACAGTCTGTGGAACCTAAAATAGATAACACATATCAGGAAGTGAGAGTGACACCTTTAAATCTGAAGCCATCAGTTTATAATTGCTTGTGAACAACAACCTGCAGGGATGATGCCAATATGAAGTGGGCATGGCTGCAATGTGACAGCGGGATCAGTCTCACAAAGACCTGCCTCTTGTTGTGTCCGCCCAATCAAACCATGAAGTACTTCACTGAACATGCCATCGCCACCCACACAGACCACActgcaataaacaaacataatcGTTTCTATTATGAAAGCACCTCACAGTGCTCTTTCACAACAGTATTTATACCGCTGCGCTGATAGCACTTACCCATCAAAGCCTGTCAGATCTTTCTTCAAGAGGTGGTCTCTGGCTTGGTTAGCCCGTTCAGTCACtgaaaaagtttatataatgATTACATGTAAACTGTAAGGCTGTGTGTCAGAGTTAAACTTTAAACATCAACTGTGCGATCAGTTTACCTATAACATGAGAGCTGATCCCAGCCAGCTCAAACAGAGGGGCAACAAGTGAATGGTAGAtctctcttcctttcttttttcctccaaatGGGTTGATGAACACCAACAGTCTATGTGGACGCAAAGGACCTGAAAGATGCATGTTGAATATCACAGATGGGAGCTCAAAACGTCAGATatgcaacagattttttttttgttaaagtaaaataatagtCTATTTAGGAGAAATACAAGGTTAAATATCAGCTGTGTTTCTAGTCCAATTATCCACCCCTACTGTGAGTTTTGAGGGCAGTCCTTAGGTGATTTGTCCACTGGTCTCTGAGGACCCGACTGGGGCAGCTGAACTGGGTCCGGCCCAGGTTCCACAACAACCCATAAGTGCTTCTACTCCTGCTACGCTTGATGTAGAAAACTGAAGGCAGATGACAGATACAAGAAATGGAAACCATGATGTAAAACCATAGTATCAACTGTtggaagtggtggtggtggtggtgatgatgatagTAGGGGGGGCTACAGGCACACATTGCACAAAATTGTAAAGTAAGCTGTGAACTTGGGTGTATAGTTTTCGAACTACACCGTCATCTAAAACCCACCTGTGAAATCTTTGTCTGTGTCTTCAACTGACTTCTGGGGCAAGATCTCCACCCGACCGTTCTCCACTCCAACCACCTCTGCCACAGGTACTGAAACTTCAATCGCGCAAACGCACAATGTGAAAAAATTGATTAAACATGTTTCTTTGTGTCGCTGCAACTGAGTGAACTTTTTAACTCTACAAAAGGATTGTTTCTCATTTTTCACTTGTCATAGAAATTAATGCATGATACAGCTGGTTCCTTGCCAGGTCTCAGGCCCAAACAATACAATAATGCTAGCTGAAATTCCATGCTGCTTCAGTTTCATCATGGTGCCCCTATTCGTTTATGCTGCTGCTTTATTAAGATGCGGTGGCTCACGAGGACGCTTGAATAGAGCTGAGCTATTGTTTATGTGATACCTTTAAAAACATAAGATGGAGAAGGTTTATTGTGTCTGCTGACTGACTGGCACACCTAAAAGGATCAAATTCTACATAATTTACTATGGCAGTGTATCATAAATCACAATGTGTTAGTGGTTTTAACTGGacagtattaaaatattttttcacctATATTTGTGgatgagacagaaaaaaaaccccactttttaaaaaaaaaatgcaaactagAATTTAAGCTCAGTGTTGGCTTATAATATTATGCCAGgaggtgggtgtgtttgtggctGTGTTTTTAGTAAACTACCTTTGTAGGTCATGTGTCATGTTTGTGCTGCTCAACTCGTTCTTCACGTTTTCTGCATGCACTTAGATTCAATTGATGTGCCCCTTCTTGTGTTCAAACTTAACGCCTAGTTTGTAATTGGTGTTTGTGGTGTAGGCCACtgtctttttttgtcagttcagttcagtttatgtCAGTACAGTGCAGACGAAGCAgactttctcttttaaatgtggtGTTGCAAAGTGGTCCATGTGTGCACATTTATATTTGGCTCTTTAAATGTTAAGTAAAACAGGGGAGAAGTGCATTGTGAAACTTTCTGAGTGTTTGTGTCGCGCTCTCATTTAAACACAGTCTCTATAAAGCCC from Astatotilapia calliptera chromosome 20, fAstCal1.2, whole genome shotgun sequence includes these protein-coding regions:
- the LOC113013497 gene encoding ceramide kinase, yielding METDLRLESSLWIGNKRYRAVLTGWHLKWTEADKKNGDKKTVSVPVAEVVGVENGRVEILPQKSVEDTDKDFTVFYIKRSRSRSTYGLLWNLGRTQFSCPSRVLRDQWTNHLRTALKTHSPLRPHRLLVFINPFGGKKKGREIYHSLVAPLFELAGISSHVIVTERANQARDHLLKKDLTGFDGVVCVGGDGMFSEVLHGLIGRTQQEAGLCETDPAVTLQPCPLHIGIIPAGSTDCVCYATVGVIDPVSSALHIIIGDSQPLDVCSVHHASTLVRYSVSLVGYGFYGDVLAESEKHRWMGPLRYDYSGTVVYLSNRSYAGIVQYLPADPLLSSPKDKTRCLSGCNVCSRSTERLFPHTSDSGSLYSSHFSQYSNDSEGEWVSVEGRFRCVSITCMSSSCARSPLGLSPSAHLADGTGDLILVWDTHPLSFLKFLYRHTSTQDQFDLPFVEVHRVKAVRFSLPDGREEEVHEGIGELNRAIGGEEREYVDTVSRNGSQQQLAQSVVERETMNEHKTVAPILCGLCCKKTPAVSVWNCDGEILPFTEIFCRIHGQLVRLYARGIEDGAAMQNCSQESDKNKSRCITYK